A single genomic interval of Leptospira semungkisensis harbors:
- a CDS encoding sensor histidine kinase: protein MLSIRMGSFSKISLFVWSLLLFCVSCTPSPGRAGLKNGALDWEEFRSRGECFRMTGDWKFAWLGTEPDTSLPLEPKEFSLQEVPGSWNKSEWTAPAPSEYPKYGRALYRVELHSEKPVESLHLVSYDQGTNYRILFNGVLMHEVGRVGDPSLEALELRTSYVILPAWQGKANLDFEVSNYHYRKGGLWKPPIFGTYSCISRYYMDRRDLESILCGGIFFLGLFHICVAAFYKKDPSALILGFFAILVGLRLYSTGVRLMPEHLLVGPKVYLRTEFISWFLGMPLALHFLRTVFPVDFGKRSLQISYWVAGIFTAITLFTDPEIYSYLITPSYVMYIFAGQASLTILAHAVRKKMVGARIYLIGFIILLILLGSEILFHAEVFDSWEISGVGVGIFMLSNSLSLSSKMLSGFREREKAQEMLNTNLEELVTKRTKQLESARDEAEAANKAKSEFLINVDHEVRTPMNGIMGITQMLLDSDINPEHKEMLELLKRSGDAMMVILGSMLDASSLEKGTLYLLNKRFNLRASVYEAAMRVEDKIRRKGLQFSVVVSDTLPEAVEGDEERFKAMLLVLLENAEKFTSQGSIKLVGELVTETKFQYRVRFQVQDTGIGIPADKLTSIFNPFQQVDSGVTKPFQGAGLGLSLCKALAEKMDGSISVESKPGFGSVFTLEIGLSKPEIQS from the coding sequence ATGCTTTCGATCCGAATGGGAAGCTTCTCTAAAATATCTCTCTTTGTCTGGAGTCTTTTGCTTTTCTGCGTCTCTTGTACTCCTTCTCCCGGTAGGGCCGGTTTAAAAAACGGCGCATTGGATTGGGAAGAGTTTCGCAGTAGAGGCGAATGCTTTCGTATGACTGGAGATTGGAAGTTTGCTTGGTTGGGAACTGAACCGGACACGAGCCTTCCTTTGGAGCCCAAAGAATTTTCTCTCCAAGAAGTTCCCGGTAGCTGGAACAAAAGCGAATGGACTGCGCCTGCTCCTTCCGAATATCCGAAGTATGGAAGAGCCTTATACAGAGTAGAACTTCATTCTGAAAAACCGGTGGAGAGCCTTCATCTGGTATCTTATGATCAAGGAACAAATTACAGGATTCTATTTAATGGAGTTCTAATGCACGAGGTGGGGAGAGTAGGAGATCCTTCTTTAGAAGCCTTAGAATTAAGGACAAGTTATGTGATCCTTCCCGCTTGGCAGGGAAAAGCGAATTTAGACTTCGAGGTCTCCAACTATCATTATAGAAAAGGAGGACTCTGGAAGCCTCCTATCTTCGGGACTTATTCCTGTATTAGTCGTTACTATATGGATCGCAGGGACTTGGAGAGTATTTTATGTGGAGGTATCTTCTTCTTAGGTCTTTTTCATATTTGCGTCGCCGCGTTTTATAAAAAGGATCCGTCTGCATTGATCCTTGGATTCTTTGCGATCCTTGTGGGACTTAGATTATATTCCACAGGAGTTCGTCTCATGCCAGAGCATCTTCTGGTGGGACCCAAGGTTTATCTCAGAACTGAATTCATCAGCTGGTTTCTGGGAATGCCACTGGCTCTCCATTTCTTGCGCACGGTTTTTCCTGTGGATTTCGGCAAAAGATCCTTGCAGATCAGCTATTGGGTAGCGGGGATTTTTACTGCGATCACTCTATTCACCGATCCTGAAATTTATTCTTATCTAATCACTCCTTCTTATGTAATGTACATTTTTGCCGGGCAGGCTTCTCTCACGATACTCGCACATGCTGTCCGCAAGAAGATGGTGGGAGCTCGTATCTATCTGATCGGTTTCATCATTCTACTCATCCTACTCGGGAGCGAGATCTTATTTCATGCGGAGGTCTTCGATTCTTGGGAGATCAGCGGGGTAGGAGTCGGGATTTTCATGCTCTCTAATTCGCTTTCTCTTTCGAGCAAGATGCTAAGCGGTTTCAGAGAAAGAGAGAAAGCCCAAGAAATGCTGAACACCAACTTAGAAGAATTGGTCACAAAGAGAACTAAACAGTTGGAATCCGCAAGAGACGAGGCCGAAGCAGCGAACAAAGCAAAGAGCGAATTTTTAATCAACGTAGATCACGAGGTCCGTACTCCGATGAACGGGATCATGGGCATCACCCAAATGCTCTTGGATTCTGATATCAATCCCGAGCATAAGGAAATGTTGGAGCTTCTTAAAAGAAGCGGGGACGCGATGATGGTGATCCTGGGTTCCATGCTGGATGCTTCCAGTTTGGAAAAGGGAACATTATATCTTTTGAATAAACGATTCAACTTGAGGGCCTCGGTTTATGAGGCTGCGATGAGAGTAGAAGATAAGATTCGCAGAAAAGGGCTCCAATTTTCAGTGGTCGTAAGCGATACTCTTCCCGAAGCAGTCGAAGGGGATGAGGAGAGATTTAAGGCAATGCTTCTCGTGCTCTTAGAAAATGCAGAAAAGTTCACGAGCCAAGGTTCCATTAAGCTTGTAGGTGAGTTGGTTACGGAGACAAAGTTCCAGTATAGGGTTCGATTCCAAGTTCAGGATACAGGCATAGGCATCCCTGCAGATAAACTCACTTCTATCTTTAATCCATTCCAGCAAGTGGATTCAGGGGTGACCAAACCATTCCAAGGAGCGGGCCTGGGTCTTTCCCTTTGCAAGGCACTCGCCGAGAAAATGGACGGAAGCATTTCCGTAGAAAGCAAGCCAGGTTTTGGCTCTGTCTTTACCCTAGAAATCGGCCTATCCAAACCCGAAATCCAATCTTGA
- a CDS encoding chloride channel protein, with protein sequence MDRIQSFFKNPIFIISKRNPFMLSRWSILYVLLGIFAGLFSALFWKCLEYITKLLSNFEGQSIILIMTASGLLIGLIIYFLGEPGEISLVIDNIRFRGGKLDPKNNPSMALSSLLSISSGGSAGPEAPLVQITGSFGSWFAEKIGLEGEELRSMTIAGMAAGFTSLFGSPLGGALFALEILQHRHVVEYYEALLPAFLSSCSAYFVFLFMTDIGIGPTWEFPQYIPGGIEDFQYAILFGIAGALVGWVFYGIFQITKFSFSKIRLPIFVKTTIGGLLLGCIAYYEPLTRYFGHDQLNEIVVSKGSWMFFGVLALLKILSINITVSSGWRGGIIIPLFFLGAVSGRFFMDFFPSENESFLLICLMASVNASVTKTPISTTILLTGLTGVSNFTPVLFASLTGYFLSPKAPFIRSQADSV encoded by the coding sequence ATGGACCGGATCCAATCCTTCTTTAAGAATCCAATTTTCATTATCTCTAAGAGAAATCCTTTCATGCTTTCTCGTTGGAGTATTCTTTATGTACTCCTTGGGATCTTTGCGGGATTATTCTCCGCTTTATTTTGGAAATGCTTAGAGTATATCACCAAGCTTCTGTCCAATTTCGAAGGACAATCCATCATCTTAATCATGACTGCCTCCGGTCTGTTGATCGGGCTCATTATTTATTTTCTGGGAGAACCTGGAGAAATCTCATTAGTAATCGATAATATACGTTTCAGAGGTGGAAAGCTCGATCCCAAGAATAATCCTTCTATGGCTCTTTCTTCTCTCTTGAGTATTTCTTCCGGAGGAAGTGCCGGACCCGAGGCTCCTCTTGTTCAGATCACTGGTTCTTTTGGAAGTTGGTTTGCGGAGAAGATAGGTCTCGAAGGAGAGGAGCTTCGCTCCATGACGATTGCAGGAATGGCGGCAGGATTTACTTCCTTATTCGGATCTCCTTTGGGTGGGGCATTATTTGCTCTAGAAATCCTACAACATAGACATGTGGTGGAATATTACGAGGCATTGCTTCCCGCATTTCTTTCCAGTTGTAGCGCATACTTCGTATTCTTATTCATGACAGACATAGGCATAGGACCTACTTGGGAATTCCCCCAATACATTCCTGGAGGGATTGAGGATTTTCAATATGCGATCCTATTCGGGATTGCAGGCGCCCTAGTCGGTTGGGTCTTTTATGGAATATTCCAGATCACTAAATTTTCTTTTTCTAAAATTCGACTTCCTATCTTCGTAAAGACAACCATAGGCGGGCTTCTCTTAGGTTGTATCGCATATTACGAACCTTTGACCAGATATTTCGGTCATGATCAATTGAACGAGATCGTAGTTAGCAAAGGAAGTTGGATGTTTTTCGGGGTGCTTGCCCTTCTTAAGATCTTATCCATCAATATTACTGTATCCAGCGGATGGAGAGGAGGGATCATTATACCTCTCTTCTTCTTGGGAGCAGTGTCCGGAAGATTCTTCATGGACTTCTTCCCATCCGAAAACGAATCCTTTTTATTGATCTGTTTGATGGCTTCTGTGAACGCGTCAGTCACCAAGACTCCGATCAGCACAACGATCCTGTTGACTGGACTCACTGGGGTTTCGAATTTTACTCCGGTTCTATTCGCTTCTTTGACAGGTTATTTCCTTTCTCCTAAGGCTCCCTTTATTCGTTCTCAAGCAGATTCTGTTTAG
- the purM gene encoding phosphoribosylformylglycinamidine cyclo-ligase — translation MEDNISYKAAGVDTEAGQEFVKKIKQNVESTHGPRVLGGLGGFSGAFDVSFLKNYKNPILLSGTDGVGTKVELARLFDIHDTIGIDLVAMCVNDILVSGGEPLFFLDYIACGKLNPAKMERIVAGIVKGCRLSGAALLGGETAEHPGTMEPDEYDLGGFVVGAVEKEDLIDGSKILPGDIVLGLESSGPHSNGFSLIRKLYLVEGRKLPEKQETIDFLREFALRPTRIYVQSILNLLKKAEVKGMVHVTGGGFYENIPRVLPDSAAVELKRDSLPENPFFVRLKKDFPSLSETELYSTFNMGIGYIVVVSPEFESEATKALEEKGESVRKIGVIRERKKESVLFV, via the coding sequence ATGGAAGATAATATCAGTTATAAGGCCGCCGGTGTAGACACCGAAGCCGGCCAAGAATTCGTCAAAAAGATCAAACAAAACGTAGAATCCACCCATGGGCCTAGGGTTTTAGGCGGACTGGGAGGATTCTCCGGCGCCTTCGACGTTTCCTTTCTTAAGAATTATAAAAATCCGATCCTTCTTAGCGGCACGGACGGTGTCGGTACTAAGGTGGAGCTCGCGCGTTTATTCGATATTCATGATACGATTGGAATCGATCTAGTGGCGATGTGTGTGAATGATATTCTAGTCTCCGGCGGAGAACCTCTCTTCTTTCTGGATTATATCGCCTGTGGAAAACTGAATCCTGCTAAGATGGAAAGGATCGTAGCCGGGATCGTAAAGGGCTGTAGACTCTCCGGAGCCGCTCTCCTTGGAGGAGAAACTGCGGAACATCCAGGCACAATGGAGCCTGATGAATATGATCTGGGTGGCTTCGTCGTAGGTGCGGTAGAAAAAGAAGATCTAATCGATGGTTCTAAGATCCTTCCCGGAGATATAGTGCTCGGTCTCGAATCTTCCGGTCCTCACAGCAACGGCTTTTCTCTCATCCGTAAATTGTACTTGGTAGAAGGGAGAAAACTTCCCGAGAAACAAGAGACAATCGATTTCTTAAGAGAATTTGCTCTTCGTCCAACTCGAATCTATGTGCAAAGCATTCTGAACCTTCTCAAAAAAGCAGAAGTGAAAGGAATGGTGCATGTCACCGGAGGAGGATTCTACGAAAATATTCCTAGAGTTTTGCCTGACTCTGCCGCGGTTGAATTGAAAAGAGACAGCCTTCCTGAAAATCCTTTCTTTGTGAGATTGAAAAAAGATTTCCCTTCTCTCTCTGAAACGGAACTCTATTCCACTTTCAATATGGGGATCGGGTATATCGTAGTAGTATCTCCCGAATTTGAATCGGAGGCGACCAAGGCATTGGAAGAAAAAGGGGAGTCCGTCCGCAAAATCGGCGTAATACGAGAAAGAAAAAAAGAGTCTGTTCTTTTTGTTTGA
- the lsa19 gene encoding adhesin Lsa19 encodes MNFQSITKLILISFLIGSFAFCKPKEEETTDAVVTFLVGKAITEKAHAILKINDKVKEAETVKTDKDSTLDLTTTLGTVRLLGGTEASVAALRADQNYIKVNEGNILVKVVKLNKNESISIDTPTVVAAVRGTQFWGQVNRANETGTFAVREGSVQITRKDDEARVLLKAGEAVDLGPGVKTLKVREAAKAELAAMEQIDQMK; translated from the coding sequence ATGAACTTCCAATCCATTACAAAACTGATTCTAATCTCTTTCCTAATAGGAAGCTTTGCATTCTGTAAACCGAAGGAAGAGGAAACCACAGATGCAGTCGTGACTTTCCTGGTAGGAAAAGCGATCACTGAGAAAGCGCACGCAATATTAAAGATAAACGATAAGGTAAAAGAGGCAGAAACCGTAAAAACGGACAAGGACTCTACCTTGGATCTGACCACCACTTTAGGAACAGTTCGTTTGCTTGGAGGCACTGAGGCTTCCGTTGCTGCTTTAAGAGCCGATCAGAATTATATTAAAGTGAATGAAGGTAATATCTTGGTCAAGGTGGTTAAGTTGAACAAGAACGAGTCCATTTCGATCGATACTCCTACTGTAGTGGCGGCAGTTCGCGGGACTCAATTTTGGGGACAGGTCAATCGTGCGAACGAGACTGGGACCTTTGCGGTCCGCGAAGGAAGCGTCCAAATCACCAGAAAGGATGATGAGGCTCGAGTTCTTCTCAAGGCCGGAGAAGCTGTGGATCTAGGACCTGGGGTCAAGACCTTGAAAGTGAGAGAGGCTGCAAAGGCAGAACTCGCTGCAATGGAACAGATCGACCAAATGAAATAG
- the murI gene encoding glutamate racemase: MKDSSQRIPKIGVMDSGMGGLSVLRELLALPYQAEFLYYGDLANSPYGEKDTSRIIELTRAVCHYFLSKEVDAILLACNTATSAAASKLREELSVPIFGMEPAIKPALLAHENERIALLATAVTHREEKLQGLKADLGAKERILHLNCDGLAHLVDQGDIEGARKLLQNILKIPKEEGIRGLVLGCTHYVFLKNEIKELYPEAVLHDGNVGTVRHLVKSIHLDQVSGKPSYQLHFSSEENPNGIRQFAIQLLERGL; the protein is encoded by the coding sequence ATGAAGGACTCTTCCCAAAGAATTCCTAAGATCGGGGTGATGGACTCCGGAATGGGAGGACTTTCCGTTCTTAGGGAACTCTTGGCTCTTCCCTACCAAGCGGAATTTCTGTATTATGGGGATCTTGCCAATTCTCCTTATGGGGAGAAGGACACTTCTCGCATCATAGAACTTACGAGAGCGGTTTGTCATTATTTTCTTTCCAAGGAAGTGGATGCAATTCTTCTCGCTTGCAATACGGCAACTTCTGCAGCCGCCTCAAAATTGAGAGAAGAGCTTTCCGTTCCTATTTTTGGAATGGAGCCTGCGATCAAGCCGGCCCTTCTTGCCCATGAGAATGAGAGAATCGCACTACTCGCGACTGCAGTCACTCATAGAGAAGAGAAATTACAAGGTCTGAAGGCCGATCTTGGGGCAAAGGAAAGGATCCTTCACCTAAATTGTGACGGTCTTGCTCATCTAGTAGACCAAGGAGATATTGAGGGAGCTCGCAAGCTTCTTCAAAACATATTAAAAATCCCGAAAGAAGAAGGGATCCGTGGCCTAGTCTTAGGATGCACGCATTACGTATTTTTGAAAAACGAAATCAAAGAGCTCTATCCAGAGGCGGTTCTGCATGACGGAAATGTCGGCACTGTCCGTCATTTAGTAAAATCAATACATCTGGATCAGGTCTCAGGCAAGCCTAGCTACCAACTTCATTTTTCTTCCGAAGAAAATCCGAATGGCATTCGCCAATTTGCCATCCAACTACTCGAACGAGGGCTTTGA
- a CDS encoding pyridoxal phosphate-dependent aminotransferase, with protein MRRNIVHSGADALIYEIRQIVGVAKKLEALGVPITYENIGDPIQKGEKVAPWMKKIVSDLILEDKSWAYTATQGYEKTRTFLAGKVNERKGAQISADDILFFNGLGDAVAKIFGFLRREARVLGPSPAYSTLSSAEAAHSGYEHMTYNLLPEQGWMPDLADIENKVKYNDSIAGILLINPDNPTGAVYDKDLMREIVKIAEKYDVMIVCDETYAHVNYSETGTVHLSEVIGDKVPGMALRSVSKEFPWPGGRCGWLEIFNKDKDPVFARYVKSLLDAKMLEVCSTTLPQMSIPEVYSHPNFLPHLKERNEKFKKRAKLATAIFDGLKGVTVVEPKGAFYLTVAFDKGVLNQKMTLPISNPKAEEFIRPLLGNCAPDRRFVYYLLASTGICVVPLTSFCTDRDGFRVTLLEEDEEKFRWIYATLRKSIEDYIRSA; from the coding sequence ATGAGAAGAAATATCGTTCACAGCGGTGCGGACGCTCTAATTTACGAGATCCGCCAAATCGTAGGTGTGGCTAAGAAGCTCGAGGCTCTTGGAGTTCCCATCACCTATGAGAATATAGGTGATCCCATTCAAAAGGGAGAGAAGGTCGCGCCTTGGATGAAAAAGATCGTATCCGATCTTATCCTCGAAGACAAATCCTGGGCCTATACCGCCACCCAAGGTTACGAAAAAACAAGGACCTTTCTCGCAGGAAAAGTAAACGAGAGAAAGGGAGCGCAGATCAGCGCAGATGATATTTTATTCTTCAATGGACTTGGGGACGCAGTCGCCAAGATATTCGGATTCTTGAGAAGAGAGGCAAGAGTGCTCGGACCTAGCCCCGCGTATTCGACTTTATCTTCTGCGGAAGCTGCACATTCGGGTTACGAGCATATGACCTATAATCTTCTTCCGGAACAGGGATGGATGCCTGATCTAGCGGATATAGAGAACAAGGTCAAATACAACGATTCGATTGCAGGTATCCTTCTTATCAATCCGGACAATCCTACCGGTGCAGTATATGATAAAGATCTAATGCGTGAGATCGTAAAGATCGCAGAGAAATACGATGTAATGATCGTTTGCGACGAGACGTATGCTCATGTGAATTATTCAGAGACTGGAACTGTCCATCTTTCCGAAGTGATCGGGGATAAGGTTCCAGGAATGGCGCTTCGTTCGGTTTCTAAGGAATTTCCTTGGCCAGGTGGACGATGCGGATGGCTCGAGATCTTTAACAAAGACAAGGATCCTGTTTTTGCGCGTTATGTGAAATCTCTCTTGGATGCAAAAATGTTGGAAGTATGTTCCACTACTCTTCCTCAGATGTCTATTCCTGAAGTGTATTCACATCCTAATTTTCTTCCTCACTTGAAAGAAAGAAATGAGAAGTTCAAGAAAAGGGCAAAGCTTGCAACGGCAATCTTTGACGGACTAAAAGGAGTCACTGTGGTGGAACCGAAAGGTGCTTTCTATCTCACTGTGGCTTTTGATAAAGGAGTCTTGAACCAAAAGATGACTCTTCCTATCTCTAATCCGAAGGCTGAGGAATTCATTCGTCCTTTACTTGGAAATTGTGCTCCTGACAGAAGGTTTGTATACTATCTACTTGCTTCGACTGGAATTTGTGTGGTCCCTCTTACCTCTTTCTGCACAGATAGAGATGGATTCAGGGTCACTCTTCTCGAAGAAGATGAGGAGAAATTCCGCTGGATCTATGCGACTTTACGTAAGAGTATAGAAGATTATATTCGTTCTGCATAA
- a CDS encoding S1C family serine protease codes for MRFKLPPIVLINAGLLVLLAFVLILPGEGGLSSFFRGGKPLSYSDQRAGINLQNAFRNVYNSSKDSVVSIRTKKTEAITSPYQYFDYRTERLSSFGSGFLIHERGYVVTNFHVIKDAESIEVIASDGSVFPAKFVGSHERADIALLKIREGTGLKPVSFGDSDKIEVGDWAIAIGSPFGLERSFSVGVVSAKYREDLDETGQTHIQTDSMINPGSSGGPLLNIYGEVIGINRLIRSDSGRNTGIGFAIPMNYAKKIIQLIEENKGRIIRPATLGVMATVPLPDHRKTLGIPDDWTGVLVYDMDAGSSAEVSGLKRYDFIMEANGVKVKNINDLREQVGIVGLGGRLKLRIYREKSLEDLTVRLIQK; via the coding sequence ATGAGATTTAAGCTTCCTCCTATAGTCCTCATAAACGCAGGACTTCTCGTTTTATTGGCCTTCGTCCTTATTCTTCCGGGAGAGGGAGGTTTGTCCTCCTTTTTCCGAGGAGGCAAGCCTCTCAGCTACAGCGATCAAAGAGCCGGGATCAATTTACAAAACGCGTTTCGGAACGTGTACAACTCCTCAAAGGATTCCGTTGTTTCCATTCGAACGAAAAAGACCGAAGCGATCACGAGCCCCTACCAATACTTTGATTATCGGACCGAAAGGCTTTCCTCTTTTGGGAGTGGGTTTTTGATCCATGAGAGAGGTTATGTAGTCACGAATTTTCACGTCATTAAGGACGCGGAAAGCATAGAAGTCATCGCCTCTGATGGTAGCGTATTCCCCGCAAAATTTGTAGGAAGTCATGAAAGAGCAGACATCGCACTCTTAAAGATTCGAGAAGGGACCGGATTGAAACCGGTTTCGTTTGGAGACTCAGACAAGATAGAGGTCGGTGATTGGGCGATCGCAATCGGATCTCCTTTCGGTCTGGAGAGATCCTTCTCCGTTGGAGTCGTTTCCGCAAAATACAGAGAAGATTTAGACGAAACTGGCCAAACGCATATCCAAACAGACAGCATGATCAATCCAGGATCGAGCGGAGGCCCCCTCTTAAATATTTACGGAGAAGTCATCGGTATCAACCGACTCATCCGAAGCGATTCAGGAAGGAACACGGGCATTGGTTTTGCCATTCCTATGAATTACGCGAAAAAGATCATCCAGCTCATCGAGGAAAACAAAGGCAGGATCATTCGACCTGCAACTCTGGGAGTGATGGCAACAGTTCCTCTTCCGGACCATAGAAAGACCTTGGGTATTCCGGATGACTGGACTGGCGTTCTTGTCTACGATATGGACGCTGGTTCTTCCGCAGAAGTTTCCGGTTTGAAGAGATATGACTTCATTATGGAAGCGAATGGCGTGAAGGTTAAAAATATTAATGATCTGCGAGAGCAGGTCGGAATAGTAGGACTAGGCGGTAGGCTCAAACTCCGTATTTATCGGGAGAAAAGTCTGGAAGATCTTACCGTCAGGCTTATACAAAAATAA
- a CDS encoding aminopeptidase encodes MPTNSTHPLPNRENSRLGFFSSFLRLPFFLFLFFASEGCVPYLFHLGKEQARILLQRRNISEVLEDPEVSEKTKEKLREVEKIRNFGIKELSLSEKGGFQSFVQLDRQAIGWHVSACHPLRFESHTWWFPIAGTVPYKGYFSLEKAKEEEQKLKEEGWDTRVRITAGYSTLGWFEDPLFSTQLYEDKGDLASIVLHEMAHATVYFPGDSLFNESYASFVEDEGADEFILSIGGEKLLTERKKSEEERKEYKEIMISTAKLLKGAYTQGGTDESLRKKKSEIIDNFKIELTKQNWTKIDRKRLSERDWNNEDFVGMLRYNSGSGFFKKKFEEVGKNFSKFHEEMRKLKSLSPEERKILLKD; translated from the coding sequence ATGCCGACAAACTCAACCCATCCTCTGCCGAATCGGGAGAATAGTCGACTCGGATTCTTTTCCTCCTTTCTCAGACTTCCCTTTTTCCTTTTTCTATTTTTTGCGAGCGAAGGCTGCGTGCCCTATCTATTTCATCTAGGAAAAGAGCAGGCTCGGATCCTTCTTCAAAGAAGAAATATCTCCGAAGTTTTAGAAGATCCGGAAGTTTCCGAAAAGACCAAGGAAAAATTAAGAGAGGTCGAGAAGATCAGGAACTTCGGAATCAAAGAACTTTCCCTCTCTGAAAAAGGAGGGTTTCAGAGCTTCGTGCAATTGGATCGGCAAGCAATCGGATGGCATGTAAGCGCCTGTCATCCGTTGAGATTCGAATCCCATACTTGGTGGTTCCCGATCGCAGGAACGGTTCCTTATAAAGGCTACTTCTCTCTGGAAAAAGCAAAAGAAGAAGAGCAAAAATTGAAAGAAGAAGGCTGGGATACCAGAGTCAGGATTACTGCAGGGTATTCGACTCTTGGCTGGTTTGAAGATCCTCTTTTCTCCACACAATTGTATGAGGATAAGGGAGATCTTGCTTCTATAGTATTGCATGAGATGGCACATGCTACTGTTTATTTTCCGGGAGACAGTCTGTTTAATGAAAGTTATGCGAGCTTTGTAGAGGACGAAGGTGCGGATGAATTCATTCTTTCCATCGGAGGAGAAAAACTTCTTACGGAAAGAAAAAAATCGGAAGAAGAAAGAAAAGAATATAAAGAAATCATGATATCTACTGCAAAACTCTTAAAGGGAGCATATACGCAGGGCGGAACGGACGAATCCTTAAGAAAGAAAAAGTCCGAGATCATCGACAATTTTAAGATCGAACTCACCAAGCAGAACTGGACAAAAATCGATCGCAAACGTCTTTCCGAAAGAGATTGGAATAACGAGGACTTTGTAGGAATGCTCCGCTATAATTCGGGAAGTGGGTTCTTTAAGAAAAAATTCGAAGAGGTCGGAAAGAATTTCTCCAAATTTCATGAGGAGATGAGAAAGTTGAAGTCATTATCGCCGGAAGAAAGGAAGATTCTTCTGAAGGATTAA